AATCGTAGGCCAAAGCCAGCGCAGCGTAGAGTGCGCCGCGGGTGCGCCCCTCACCCAGCTTGACCGCCTCGGCCCCTTCGCGCGCCGCCCATAAGCGGTCTGCCAGACCGGCGTCGGCGTCGAGAGCAGGAACTGCCAGGCCATCGTCGTCGCTGTCGTCATGCAGCGGGCCGTCTTCCCAAGAGAAATGGGGAACTGGCTGGACATGCTCGTCCGCGGATTCGGAAACAGCCGGGACGTCAGCTGGCGGAGCCTCATCGTCGCCTCCCAGCAACAGCTCGGGAAACGCGTCCGGAACGTCGGCGGCGGAGGCCAGGTCCAGCATCGGCACCATCGGAACGAAGGCCGTATCGGGGGTAGCGTCCACGGCCTTCCAGTTGATGACGCCGTAGATGAAATCGATCGTCTCGCCGTCCGACGAGAAGGGCATGAGGATGCCGCGATAGCAGATATTCTCTTCGCGCTGGTTCACATATTCGGCTTCGAAGCCGATCGGCGCGCGGTTGGCGATGATCTGCAGATAATGGTCCGTCAGCCGCGACAGCAGCGACCGGCTCGGCACCTCCGAAGTCGTTCGTGCGTCGTCGGCCAGCCCGCATTCCTCGCGGATGGCGCCCCCAATGTAGGGCATCGCCGGGCTATCGCGGCCGCAGGTAAAATCGAGCAATACGCTGTGCGCCGAAAAATCCTCGAGATTGCCGGGTTCGAGATCCTCGATCGACGGGAAGTCGCGACCGTCGAGCAGCGACACCCAGTAATTATAGGCACGCACATGCATGCGCCGCTCGTCCGTACCGATCGCCGCAGCGACGGCGGCCGCAGATGCATCGGCGGCCACCGAAGGCTCGAAGTCACTTGGATACCCGCGGAACCCGTCCATTGCCGCTCCACCCCTTCATTTGGCAGAGAAAATGGCCCAGCGTGGTTACCATGAAGTTAATCACATCCATGATGCGATACGGCCTGATGCCCTTGCCCGCGCGCGGTCGCTTTGTTAGGGGCCCAGCCTTCCGGGAAGCCAAGCCGCTTTAGCTCAGCTGGTAGAGCACATCATTCGTAATGATGGGGTCAGGTGTTCGAGTCACCTAAGCGGCACCACCCTAAAATCGATGAGCGGCCGTGCAGGCGATCGTCTCTTTTGCGTAGCCCGCCCGTGATCTGATCCTACATTTGTGAACCGGCCAGTAAACGACAAGCACTCGATCTGAGTCGCGCGTCTGCCTGACTATAACGCCTTGAGAGAATGCGTTTCTTCGGGCGTTGCTAATTTATGTTATTTAGCCGATATTGTGACATCAGCTTGCCGACTGACTGATTGTGCAACTCGCGGCCCATTGGGCGGTGGGTTACCCGTTGTTGTGGAGACCGCGCATGGTCACGGAACCTGAATTTTCCTCGAGCGCCCACGCCAGGATTCTGCTGCCCTTTCGATCCTGACGCTCGCGCAAGCGGGCAGATCAGAGCCAGCGCGACAGCGCCGCCGATCCTCGGGGCACCTTCCCGATAGGTCGACCAAATTACCGCGGGGAGCGAAAACCATGAATACCGCACGCAGACCGGCGCGCAAACCGGCTATCCGCCTTGTCGGAGATGATGACCGGGCCGCCACGCGCTTCAACGTCGGGGAAAGCATCGCCTTAGAGGCGAGCGGCTTGGCACCGGCCAAGGTTCATGACCTCAACATTCGGATCGATCAGAAGACCGCGCTCGATTTGCGGCTGATCTCCGACCGGGACGGAAACATTCCCGCCACCGTGATCTGGGCGCAGCTGGGCTTCGACGACCCCGCGTCGGGCGCGCGATACACTTTGGTTGAAGCTCTTGAGAGGTTTGGCGGCAGGACGATAGAAATCGTCGTCCGGCAGGAACGGCGCAAAATCACCGCGGCGAAAGCTGTGATCGAAAAGCGCCTGACGCGGCCGCTCGTGGCCGTGGTCGACGCGGCCGGCCGCCTCCTCAATGCCGTCGACGAAGAAGGCGAAGAACCGCACCTCCTGCTGGCCGGCCTTGCATCATCCGGATCCGTGGTCGTGACGGCGGTAGCGCGCCAGCATGACTGGTACGTTGGTGCGCGCCTGGAAGAGGCATTGACGAGAACGGGTGATCCCGCGCGGATGGAGGTCGAGATCAGGGAAGGTGACGCCCGGGTCACGAGGTTCCCGCTGGCCCGCGATCTTCCGCCGGGCGCATACGACCTGATCGTGCGTCCGATCCGCTACGGCTACGAACATCACCTCGCCCCGCTCGTCACTCGACATGACATCATCGGAAGCAGGCGCATCACCGGCTTGGTGGTCCGCGAGGATTTCTGGCGCGCAAAGCCCGTCCTGGGGGCTGCGTGAACAAAATTCCGATCAGCGGGCGAACGGTTTCCGGCGCTCCCTATTTTCGCTTCACCGACACGTTTGAAGTCGGTGCCGATGTGTGGGGTGCGCTAGATCCAGGCATCGTCGATCCCGGCAATGTCAGCAAAATGTGCGCGCTCTACGTCATTCCGAGCAAGTCGGATGTGCAATGGAATGCGGACAATTCCCTGGCTCACCTGGCGATCCTTGGCGGGAATGCCGCGGTGCCGAAGATCAAGGTTCAAGCGGGCTGCATCAATGCCAACAAGGTGTTGTTGTGGCCCGGTGCAAGCCAACCCGGAGAGTATGACATCGTCGCCGACTTCGGAAATAATACACCGGACGCTGCAAGCTTCGTCAGCGACGCGCAATACAACACGCCGCTCGATATCATCGATGGCTACTTCATCGCCGGCTTCCGGGTTGTCGAGGACCCGGGCACCCTCGGCGATTGGGCGCAGGTCGGTCAGTGGTTCTACAACGAGACGACCCAAGGGATCGCGACAGTCGTCGACGAAGCGGGCTCGTACAGCACACCGGGTGGCTTCGCGAGCGTCAACGTTTCCGTCCCGCGCAAAGCGAACGTCTTCTTTCCCGCTGATGCGCCAGGCGTCACAAGCCCTGCGCAGATCAGCGGCGTGTCCGCAAACTATCCCTTGATCGTCGTGATTCACGGCAACGGGCACAACTACACCAGCTACGATTTTCTACTGCAGCATCTCGCCCGCAACGGGTTCATTGCCGCGAGCATCCATATCAATTCGGGCATGTCCGGGCTCGGGCGCGCCAACATGCTGTTCGAGCATCTCGGGATACTCAAGCCGGCATTTGGGTCGAAGCTTCAGAACAACATCGGATTGCTGGGGCACAGCCGCGGCGGCGAAGCGGTGATCAAGGCGGCACGCCTCAACCAGCAGCAAGGGCTAGGTCATGGCCTCAACGCCCTGATGGCGCTCGCTCCCACCGACCAGTACGGACACGAGACGCTCGTCGCGCCGTGGGCCACGCCGCATTTCGTTCTTTACGGATCGAGAGACGGAGACATCAAAGGCGACATCTACACACCCGGCTACACAACGGCGCAAACCGGCTTCGCCCTCTACGACCGGAGCGCCGACGCATCCAAGCAAATGCTGTTCGTGCACCGGGCAAGCCACAACGGTTTCATCAACTATAACGAGGATTTCAGCGGTGAAGCGTCGACCTGCATAAGCGTGGCCGACCAGCAAAAGGTGATGCTGGCATATACGAACGCCTTCTTCCGCAAGGAGCTTAGCGCCGACCCAAGATGGGAGGGCATGTTCAGCGGGGATTGGGTACCGCCGTCCGTGAGCGTCAATGGAACGCTGGTGCAGACTCAATTCCGCCGTGCCGCGGCGAGCGTCATCGACGATTTCCAGGCCAATGCAACTTGGACAACGAGTTCCAGTGGCGGAGCGGTGACCTCGACCGGTCTCCCGGTCACGCCGGCCGAAGGGAAGCTTAGGGATCATCCTGCAGCCAGTGGAATCGATCCCCTTTCGCCGCATGACAGCAGCGGCATGCGGATCCGATGGGACAATATCGGCGACAGGATCGACTGGGCCATCCCCGCCGGGCAGGGGAACGTATCGGCAGCTGACGTTCTGAGCATCCGCCTTGGTCAAGTGGCCGGAAGTGCGATCAATCCGGCGAACGCCGCGCAGAACCTGAGGATCGCCCTCAGGGATGGAGCAGGTAACGAACGCGCGGTGCGGGTTGGCGCTTTCAGCACACTGCCGTATCCGGATGTCCGGCCGGTTTCGACGCGCACCAAGTCCGCGCTCCTGACGGTACGCATCCCGTTAAGTGCGTGGACCATCGTCTGCGCCGGTCAACCGAAAGTCGACCTTACCAATGTGGTGTCGGTCAGCCTTGTTCTGTCCGAGACTCCGGCAGGTGAAGTCTGCGTCGATGAAATCGAATTCTCAGCTTGAAGGACATCAGGATGTTTTCCATTTCCCAGATGCTTTCTGTCCGCGAGCAGACCAAGCTCAGCACCCGGACCTTTGAAACCCTGCTCGACCTCAACGATCGGCCGCACCTGCTGCTCGCGATTGAGATCCGGGGCGCTATCTTCCCGCACATGAACGCAGAACCGTTCGTGCAGATTGTCGACGAACGCCGGCGCGGAGCCAGAAGCTGGATCGCGGACGTTGCCGACGATGGGTCCGCGATCACCGGCTATTTCCCGCTGGACGCAGACCTTTCCGGGTCGATCGTGGAATTTGGATACGGCTCGAGCGCATTCGGACGCATCGCGAACTATCGAGCCTCTGGTGAAAAGCTGGACCGCGACAGGCTTTCTGCAAGGACGGTGGTCGTCACCATCGAGCTCATTCGCAAGATCAGCAAGCTGAAGTCGGACGAGGATCCGTTGGCAGTCCTGACGGAATAGAGAGAGCGCCTGACAACCCTTTAAGCCGAAGGAGCCGGAGACATGGCAACGCAAGACAAGATGCTATCGGCGCGGCTTGTTGTCGACGTCGTCGATGTCAACGGTGAGCCCCTCAAGGCTGCGAAAGTGGAATTCAGAGGCGACAATAGCAAAGGTGCGGCCGCACGATTTGCACGGGAAGGCCACAGTTACGTCGCAGAAATCCGCACTCCGCTTCGCGGAGAGGTCCGCGTCACAAGCGAGGGTTACGAAGAGCAGGCTCGTGACGTCGGCCTCACGAGCGGTGAGAACCGGGAGCTGTTCGTGTTGGGCCCGCGCGGCTCCAGATATTATTTCCGTGAGAAAGTGCGGATGCCGGTGGAGGCGCCGAGAAACCTTTTCGCGCTTACCTTGTCCCAGCGTGCGCGGCGCGACGCGTCCAAGGTCAATGAGTTGCTGCGATCCCTGAAGATAAAGCCGCAGCGCGCTTCAGAGTTAGCCGAACGCTCCGGGACGTTCCTGTTCGAAGTGCCCGTGACCAACGCACGAGCGATGTTGGCCCGCCTATCCGAGCATCCCGCCATTGAGCATGTGGGCGCGGTCGTATCCCTGCGCGAGGGGGGCAACTTCTCGCACCTCACGCAGGATGTGATCGTCCGCTTCAACGGTCCCCGTCTACGGGACGTGCAACGGATAGCGGAAAGCCTCGGTTTCAGCGTCACGCGCGAAATCGTCTACGCGCCGCATAGCTATGTTCTGCGCTGGCAAAAGCCGGCAACGCTCGAGATTCTGGATGCCATCGAGCGTTTGGCGAAGCGGCCTGACGTCGAGTGGGCCGAGCCGAGCCTGGTCGTCACTCCCGAACTTGACGCGATAACGCCCACCGATTTTCTGTGGGCGGGCCTGTGGGATCGCCAGCTGATCGGACTTCCCGATGCGTGGCAGAATCTTCAGGATGCGGGCCTCGAGCCTTTTGGAGACCCGAACATACTGCTTGCGGTCTGGGACAGCGGAACGCAGACGGCGGCCGGAATCCCGACCAACGCCGACTTCACCGGTAATTTGAGCAACGGTCAGCCCAAGGTGCTCGCCGCGTTCGACTTCATCAACATGGTGGCTAATAATGACAGTCCGTGGAGCGATCACGGCTCGGGCGTCGCTGGCGTGTCGGCGGCGATGGCGAATAATCCGTCGCCGGTCGCCGGCCAGACGTACGGCCTGGTCGGCAGCGCCCCAAACGTGCAAGTCATGCTGTGCGCGGGCACGGCTTCGACCGATCTGTATGTCGCCGATCAGTATATCTGGATGGCGGGATTCGATCCTCAGAGCCCGGTCGCCGGCTTTCCGGCGACGCCGCCGCTTCGCGGCGCGGATGTGATCACCTGCAGCCTGACGCCCGGCGCGGGAGCAGCCCTGTCAGGAATCGCGAGGGCCGCGCTCGACTTCGTCACCACCTTCGGCCGCGGCGGCAAGGGAACGATGTGCTTCTTCTCGACGGGGAATGCCAACCAAAACAACGTCATTGCGCGCCCTTACGGCGCGTATGAAAAATGCTTCGGCATTGCTGCCATCTCCTACGCAAACGACGGCGTCACCGAGGTCCGTGCCCCCTATTCTGGATGGGGACAGATTGCCTTCTGTTCGCCGTCGCAGGACCAATCCCCCACGGTCCACAATCCTCCGACCGGCTTCATGCCTTGGGCCGCCAGCCATGCCGGCCTGGGCAATCTCATCAGCTTTCCGCAAGCTTCGACCACGATTTCTTCCGCAAGCGTCGCAGGCGCAAATACCCTGACATTCGTGACCATTGTGGGTTTCGCGGTGAATGACGTGATCCACGTGGGACCGATCGGTGCCCTTGGCAGTGAGCCGGCGAGAATCACTGCGGTCGATGGCGCGACGAATCAGGTCACGCTCGCCAGCGCGCTCCTGAACGCGCACGCGGCTGGAGACTTGATTCAGACCGGCCCGGCCAATCACAAGAATAACTTCGGCGGCACGTCGTCCGCGACACCCTTGTGCGCCGGCGTTGCCGCCCTTGTCCTCTCCGCCAACCCCGACCTGACCTATATCGAAGCGCGGCAGGTGATGCGCGACACGGCAATCAAGCTCGACCTCGCCAATACGGATCCGACCGGCCAATGGCTCGACGCCAGCGGGAACCCGTCCGTGACGTCCGGCCAGCCCGCGGTTCGAAGCCAATGGTACGGCTATGGACGGGTCGATGCGGAGGCGGCGGTCCAGGCGGCGATCGATTATGGGATGACCCGCGATCTCGTCATTCGCGACAATCTTTCCGACGTCGGAATCGTTGCGACCAGCGGCGCATTCTGGAACAGTCCCGATATCTGGTGCAGAACAACTGCGCCGGCGATGGACCCGGGCGCATTACCCGCCAGCTATGGCGCGGCGGGGCCGCACCAAACTCCGGTCCGAGGCCAGCCGAACTGGATCTATGCCCGAGTCCACAACAATGGCACGACGGCGTCGCTCGATGCATGGGTGCGGTTGTCGATCACGCATTTTCCCGGCCTGGAATTCACCTATCCGGAATCCTTTCAGCCGACCAACGGACCCGGGGATCCGCTACCTGTACCCGTGACCCCGGGAACCTATTTCATCGGAGAGGCAAAGGTTGCCGGCGTCCCCCCGGGCGGGGAGCAAGTGGTGGTGATCGAATGGCCGGCCGCCCTCATTCCGCCATCGACGGTCGCGTCCGGCACCGTAACTTGGCACCCCTGCCTGTTGGCGGAGATTGCGCCGCACGACGGCCCGGCGGCGACCGGCAACCATGTCTGGGACGACAATAATCTTGCGCAGAAGAACATTACCATCGTCGGCCCGGATTCCGCTTCAGACTTTGAGATGGCGGTCATCGTCGGAAACGAGGCCAATCGCGCAGACTTGCTCTATGTGGACATCTTCCGCGGCAAGCTACCGCCTTCGGTCGAGCTGTATGTCGATCTGATGGACCCCAGACTGTTTCGTCAGCTGCGGAGTATCCATGCGCCGCACGACCGGCCCGAGCCCCAGGTGGAGGATGGCGACGTAATGGTCAGGCCGTCGCTTCGGCCATCCCGTCTGCTTGAGCGCGCAGGCTGGCGGATCGGCCGGAAGAACGGCCGCAATGTCCTGCTGTTGTTGCCGAGGCCCCAGGTCCGCATCCCAATCTATGCGGGGGCCGGCCGCCTTGTCCCCATCATTGTCGGCGCAAGCGGAGGTGGGCGGTCTCCGACAGGGAGATACGAGATCGTCATCATGCAACGGCAGCCGAACGGCGAAGTCAGCGGCTCGGCTTCGATCTTGGTCGACGGGCGGCAATTAAGGACGAAAAAGCGCAAGGGCTAAACCCGCGTCGCGAGGTGCTTAGCTACGATACCGCGGCACAATCGTGCATTCCGGAGGCAAGCTCTTTAGCTAGCGTCCGGAAGGTGAGTCGACGCACGTCTTGAATGCACCCCCGTACCTTCTCGGGAGACCGGCCAATGAACGACCTGCAAGCCATCGGCGCCGTCATCGATGAGATGTACGCGATGATCTCGGGCCCGGCCGGCCCGCGCGACTGGTCGCGGCAGGCCAACAGCTTTCTGCCAGATGCGCATCAGGTGCGCACCTGGGTCGACGACGACGGCCGTCCGCAGCGCAAGGTGATGAGCCTTGACGAATATGCGGCGAACACGTCGCCCTTTTTCGAAAGCCAGCCCTTCTACGAAGTCGAGACCGCGCGCCGCATCGACCTATTCGGCAACATGGCCCACGTGTGGAGCAACTACGAAGCCCGCACCTCGCCCGACGATGCCGATGTCGAGCGGCGCGGGATCAATTCGATCCAGCTGTTCCGCGACCCCGAACTCGGCTGGCGGATTATCCACATGATCTGGGACAATGAGCGCAACCCCGACCTGGAATGGCCAAAGCGTCCCGGGGTAACCGTCGACTGATGCGCATTTGTGTCGTCGGCGCGGGGGCGATTGGCGGCTGGGTCGCCGCGCGGCTCGCGCTCGCCGGCAACAAAGTAATGGCGCTGACCAGCCGCGGCCCGATCGACGGCATTTCGATCGAGCAGGCGGGCGAGGTCCAAGTCGCGACCTTCGACCGATTCGATGGGCCCGCCGATCTGCTGATCGTCGCAGTGAAAGCGACCGATCTGCCCTCCGTTGCACCAACGCTAGGCAAGCACATTTCGTCCGGAACCGTCGTGCTGCCGATGCTCAACGGCGTGCCCTGGTGGTTTGTCGATGGCGAGCCGCTGCGCGCGGTCGATCCCGATGGCGCGATCGCCCGCGCTTTTCCGGTGAACCAAGTCATGGGCTGCGTGGTCCACGCCACGTGCAGCCGGACGGCGCTGGATTGCGTGCGGGTGAACTTCGTCGACAAATTGATTATCGGCGAACGCGACGGCTCGAGCAGCGTGCGGCTCGCACGGATTGAGGGTGTGCTGGCAGACGCCGGTTTGCGCCCCGACCTGACCGGCAACGTCCGCCGCGCCATCTGGTACAAATTGTGGGGCAATGCGACGATCAACCCGCTGTCGGCACTGGTCCGCACGACTTGCGACCGAATCCTCGCCGATCCCGAATGCCGCGCCTGGATGCTCGAGGGCATGGGCGAACTGGCAGCGGTAGGTGCTGCCATCGGCTGCCCGATCGGTGAGCGCGGCGAAGACCGCATGGCGGTCACCGCCAAGCTCGGCGCGTTCAAGACATCGATGCTGCAGGACGTCGAGGCCGGGCGGCCGATCGAGCTCGAAGCCCTGCTCGGCGCCCCGCGCGAAATCGCGCAGCGCCGCGACATCGTGACGCCTGCGCTCGACCGGCTCTACGCCGTCACGCGGCTGATGGCGGAGAGCTCAGGCTTGACCTGAGCCGACCACCCGTCCGACGCATTCGCCGAAGCCGATTCGCACCGCGCCCCCACCTTCGCACCAGGCGCGCAGCGTAATTTCGTCGCCATCTTCGAGAAAGCTGCGGGTTTCGCCATTGGCCAGCGTCACGGGCTGCTTGCCGCCGCGGCTGATCTCGAGCAGCGAGCCCAATCCCTCGTCTTGGTCGGTCGACAGCGTGCCGGTGCCGATCAGGTCGCCTGGCTGCAGGTTGCAGCCGTTGGAGCTGTGATGCGTGACGATCTGCGCGGCGCTCCAGTACATGGCCGCATCGGCCGAGCCGCGCGAGAGGACGTGCGGCGCGACACCCTCGGCACGCATCCGCTCGGTCGTCAGCGTGACTTCAAGCTGGACCGCCAGCGCGCCCGTTTCGCGGTCCGCCGCGTCGTCGAGATACGGCAGCGGCGCGGGATCGCCCGCCGGGCGCGCTGGCATCGCCTTGCGAAAGGGCGCAAGCGCGTCCGGGCTGACGACCCAGCCGCTGACGCTGGTATGGAAATTCTTGGCGAGGAACGGCCCGAGCGGCTGATATTCCCACGCCTGCAGGTCGCGCGCCGACCAGTCGTTGAGCAGGCAGTAGCCCGCGATATGCTCGCCCGCTTCGCCGATCGGGATCGGCGAGCCGAGCTCGTTGCCCTGCCCGATCCAGATGCCGAGTTCGAGCTCGTAATCGAGGCGGCGGCAGGCGCCGTAGGTCGGGACCTCCTCGTCGGGGCCTTTGCGCTGGCCGCCCGGGCGGATCACGTCCTCGCCCGACGGGCGCACCGAGCTGGCGCGGCCGTGATAGCCGATCGGCACATATTTATAATTGGGCAGCAGCGGCTGGTCGGGCCGGAACTGCTTGCCGACATTGGTCGCGTGATGAATGCCGACGTAGAAATCGGTGTAGTCGCCGACCAGGCAGGGCACGTGCAGCCGCACTTCGCTCTGGCCGATCAGCTGCGGCTCGATATCGTCGCGGTAGCGCGCGTCGGACAGCAATTCGGCAAGCCGCTCGCGCAGCCGCCGCTGTGCTTCGGGACCGCGCGCGAACCAAGCGTTGAGCACGGGCTGCTCGAAATCCTCACGCATGTCCTCGTCGAGCAGATCGGCGATGGCGACGAGGTCGAGGACATAGTCGCCGATCGCGACGCCCGGGCGCCGGCGGCCCTTGGCCTCGGAGAAAATGCCGAGCGGCAGGTTCTGGATGGGAAAGTCGCGGTGGCCGTTGGCCGAGGCGACCCAGCTCTTCAGCGATTGATCGATGGTCATGGCAATTTCGCCTTGGGGAAGCCCGCCCAGGCGGCGTCGTAATCGGGCTGTGCGCGGTCGAGCGCGAAGCGCGTCGGGCGATAGGGCCAGCAAGTTTCGACCATGAAGGCCATCGTCCCTTCTATCTTGTGGGGTTTGAGCTCGGCCTCGCTCGCCTTGCGCCAGCTGTCGACGTCGGGCCCGTGCCCGCTCATCAGATTGTGCAGGCTCAGCCCGCCCGGCGCGAAGCCGTCCGCCTTGGCGTCGTACGCGCCATGGATAAGGCCCATCGCTTCGCTCATCACGTTGCGGTGGAACCAGGGCGGGCGGAACGTGTCCTCCGCCACCATCCAGCGCGGCGGGAAAATGACGAAATCGGCGTTGGCACGCCCGGGCACATCGCTGGGCGAGGTCAGGACGGTGAAGATTGATGGATCGGGGTGGTCGAAGCTGATCGATCCGATCACGTTGAAGCGCGACAGATCGTAGCGCGAGGGCGCGTAATTGCCGTGCCAGGCGACGACATCCAGCGGCGAATGGTCGAGCGTGGTGCGCCACAGCGATCCGAGATATTTCTGGACGACCTCGGTCTCGCTGT
The sequence above is drawn from the Sphingomonas lutea genome and encodes:
- a CDS encoding PAS domain-containing protein, with the protein product MDGFRGYPSDFEPSVAADASAAAVAAAIGTDERRMHVRAYNYWVSLLDGRDFPSIEDLEPGNLEDFSAHSVLLDFTCGRDSPAMPYIGGAIREECGLADDARTTSEVPSRSLLSRLTDHYLQIIANRAPIGFEAEYVNQREENICYRGILMPFSSDGETIDFIYGVINWKAVDATPDTAFVPMVPMLDLASAADVPDAFPELLLGGDDEAPPADVPAVSESADEHVQPVPHFSWEDGPLHDDSDDDGLAVPALDADAGLADRLWAAREGAEAVKLGEGRTRGALYAALALAYDFSLAATDDPEGYAEILDDSGVKAQARAPMTPVVKLVFGVDYDKARLTEFAAALSHAHRQQVEAGKFRDFIEGQAGGLKALVAAERAARRPGPRPDDRGDAARAKLRRAPAIALADVPVEAEFAVVVTRRSADGQHQLVAVLNDEPLAERVIRRAA
- a CDS encoding S8 family serine peptidase yields the protein MATQDKMLSARLVVDVVDVNGEPLKAAKVEFRGDNSKGAAARFAREGHSYVAEIRTPLRGEVRVTSEGYEEQARDVGLTSGENRELFVLGPRGSRYYFREKVRMPVEAPRNLFALTLSQRARRDASKVNELLRSLKIKPQRASELAERSGTFLFEVPVTNARAMLARLSEHPAIEHVGAVVSLREGGNFSHLTQDVIVRFNGPRLRDVQRIAESLGFSVTREIVYAPHSYVLRWQKPATLEILDAIERLAKRPDVEWAEPSLVVTPELDAITPTDFLWAGLWDRQLIGLPDAWQNLQDAGLEPFGDPNILLAVWDSGTQTAAGIPTNADFTGNLSNGQPKVLAAFDFINMVANNDSPWSDHGSGVAGVSAAMANNPSPVAGQTYGLVGSAPNVQVMLCAGTASTDLYVADQYIWMAGFDPQSPVAGFPATPPLRGADVITCSLTPGAGAALSGIARAALDFVTTFGRGGKGTMCFFSTGNANQNNVIARPYGAYEKCFGIAAISYANDGVTEVRAPYSGWGQIAFCSPSQDQSPTVHNPPTGFMPWAASHAGLGNLISFPQASTTISSASVAGANTLTFVTIVGFAVNDVIHVGPIGALGSEPARITAVDGATNQVTLASALLNAHAAGDLIQTGPANHKNNFGGTSSATPLCAGVAALVLSANPDLTYIEARQVMRDTAIKLDLANTDPTGQWLDASGNPSVTSGQPAVRSQWYGYGRVDAEAAVQAAIDYGMTRDLVIRDNLSDVGIVATSGAFWNSPDIWCRTTAPAMDPGALPASYGAAGPHQTPVRGQPNWIYARVHNNGTTASLDAWVRLSITHFPGLEFTYPESFQPTNGPGDPLPVPVTPGTYFIGEAKVAGVPPGGEQVVVIEWPAALIPPSTVASGTVTWHPCLLAEIAPHDGPAATGNHVWDDNNLAQKNITIVGPDSASDFEMAVIVGNEANRADLLYVDIFRGKLPPSVELYVDLMDPRLFRQLRSIHAPHDRPEPQVEDGDVMVRPSLRPSRLLERAGWRIGRKNGRNVLLLLPRPQVRIPIYAGAGRLVPIIVGASGGGRSPTGRYEIVIMQRQPNGEVSGSASILVDGRQLRTKKRKG
- a CDS encoding ketopantoate reductase family protein, with product MRICVVGAGAIGGWVAARLALAGNKVMALTSRGPIDGISIEQAGEVQVATFDRFDGPADLLIVAVKATDLPSVAPTLGKHISSGTVVLPMLNGVPWWFVDGEPLRAVDPDGAIARAFPVNQVMGCVVHATCSRTALDCVRVNFVDKLIIGERDGSSSVRLARIEGVLADAGLRPDLTGNVRRAIWYKLWGNATINPLSALVRTTCDRILADPECRAWMLEGMGELAAVGAAIGCPIGERGEDRMAVTAKLGAFKTSMLQDVEAGRPIELEALLGAPREIAQRRDIVTPALDRLYAVTRLMAESSGLT
- the fahA gene encoding fumarylacetoacetase, which translates into the protein MTIDQSLKSWVASANGHRDFPIQNLPLGIFSEAKGRRRPGVAIGDYVLDLVAIADLLDEDMREDFEQPVLNAWFARGPEAQRRLRERLAELLSDARYRDDIEPQLIGQSEVRLHVPCLVGDYTDFYVGIHHATNVGKQFRPDQPLLPNYKYVPIGYHGRASSVRPSGEDVIRPGGQRKGPDEEVPTYGACRRLDYELELGIWIGQGNELGSPIPIGEAGEHIAGYCLLNDWSARDLQAWEYQPLGPFLAKNFHTSVSGWVVSPDALAPFRKAMPARPAGDPAPLPYLDDAADRETGALAVQLEVTLTTERMRAEGVAPHVLSRGSADAAMYWSAAQIVTHHSSNGCNLQPGDLIGTGTLSTDQDEGLGSLLEISRGGKQPVTLANGETRSFLEDGDEITLRAWCEGGGAVRIGFGECVGRVVGSGQA